A genomic window from Streptococcus sanguinis includes:
- a CDS encoding prepilin-type N-terminal cleavage/methylation domain-containing protein has product MLNKLQKFRQDLKKKGKGFTLVELIVVIIIIAIIAAVAIPAITSFQDNARKSRIQSEHRELVSAIQSYIGGSDDPGNPGEITLEKLAPYISKNAAKNSTNIADALAKNGQDSAHTISGTTLTSTFKPSGGGENKVWTYDWSANGVNKN; this is encoded by the coding sequence ATGTTAAACAAATTGCAAAAATTCCGTCAGGATTTGAAGAAAAAAGGTAAAGGTTTTACCTTGGTTGAGTTGATCGTGGTAATTATCATTATTGCTATCATTGCAGCTGTAGCGATTCCAGCTATCACTTCCTTCCAAGATAACGCGCGTAAGAGCCGTATCCAATCTGAACACCGTGAATTGGTATCAGCTATCCAGTCTTATATCGGAGGATCAGATGATCCGGGCAATCCAGGCGAGATCACTCTTGAAAAGCTTGCGCCATACATTTCTAAAAATGCGGCTAAGAATTCAACAAATATTGCGGATGCCTTGGCTAAGAATGGTCAGGATTCAGCACATACTATTAGTGGTACAACCCTAACTTCAACCTTTAAACCTTCAGGCGGTGGTGAGAACAAAGTATGGACTTATGACTGGTCAGCAAATGGAGTTAATAAAAATTAA